Proteins encoded by one window of Hafnia alvei:
- a CDS encoding ABC transporter: MTRFLLVWIVFSTKNIGGYFHQVIHRLFSALKTFLCWVLRFCNVRLVLAIARGLCFLGVLGREFRHQNPVATQNFHCLTGQKGRIDASWIAVRRKILEASATWAQNPKVLQQLAACTQQLDEAVAPLRLRKNAVILAPLHSISDVLAAMVAAGVTPGRASVIVSSSAEQYNARARALGGVNLSYCSIHQDSKQLASSLTSLLSDVAMGHQNLIIFPDITPDYTVQTEEAASGKLRCRLFGRVAGLHSGIVRLARAVSAQVVFYHLYEQDGLRIHIHEPVKARDVAEKLPEIIEQALQEYPHDWLLWHSHSLYFINQ, encoded by the coding sequence ATTACCCGGTTTCTGCTGGTGTGGATCGTTTTCAGCACCAAAAATATTGGCGGATATTTTCATCAAGTGATTCATCGCTTATTTTCCGCGCTGAAAACATTTTTATGCTGGGTGCTACGTTTTTGTAACGTGCGTCTTGTGCTGGCTATCGCTCGCGGGCTCTGTTTTTTGGGCGTGCTTGGGCGAGAGTTTCGCCATCAGAATCCGGTTGCGACTCAGAATTTTCACTGCTTAACAGGGCAAAAAGGGCGCATCGATGCGTCATGGATTGCGGTACGGCGCAAAATTCTTGAGGCCAGCGCAACGTGGGCACAAAACCCAAAAGTGCTACAGCAGCTTGCCGCCTGTACTCAACAGCTCGATGAGGCCGTAGCGCCACTTCGCCTGCGGAAAAATGCGGTCATATTGGCGCCGCTGCACAGTATTTCTGATGTGCTCGCTGCGATGGTAGCCGCTGGCGTAACACCGGGGCGTGCCAGCGTTATCGTGTCTTCCAGCGCTGAACAGTACAACGCCCGCGCGCGTGCCTTAGGGGGCGTGAATCTTTCCTACTGCTCTATTCATCAAGATAGCAAACAGCTGGCTTCCAGCCTGACTTCGTTGCTAAGCGACGTCGCGATGGGACATCAAAACCTCATCATTTTTCCCGATATTACGCCGGACTATACCGTGCAAACCGAAGAAGCCGCATCGGGGAAACTACGCTGTCGGTTATTTGGGCGCGTCGCGGGGCTGCATAGCGGTATTGTGCGTTTGGCGCGGGCCGTTTCTGCTCAGGTGGTTTTCTACCATCTCTATGAGCAAGACGGGCTGCGTATCCATATTCATGAGCCGGTAAAAGCGCGCGATGTGGCGGAGAAACTGCCAGAAATTATCGAGCAGGCGCTGCAAGAATATCCACATGATTGGCTGCTTTGGCATAGCCACTCTCTGTATTTTATCAATCAATAA
- a CDS encoding fimbrial protein: protein MKLNKVALAVAFTAAVSSMSVLADTTNGQIQFQGELVNTACGLSPNSSPVSVDFGQIPVSALANGAHAGNVQKNIELQDCDTTVATSAVVSYTPTSVSPADATLAAFTSGTASNAGIGLKDSASQDVVWGQGTTAVQLVNGTNTIPFVAYVKADSADQTANPVTAGSFQSTINFQIAYQ, encoded by the coding sequence ATGAAATTGAATAAAGTTGCTTTAGCCGTAGCATTTACCGCTGCTGTAAGTTCTATGTCTGTTCTGGCTGATACGACCAATGGCCAAATCCAATTCCAAGGTGAATTGGTGAATACTGCCTGCGGTTTATCACCTAATTCTAGCCCAGTATCTGTCGATTTTGGTCAGATCCCTGTTTCAGCGCTGGCTAACGGTGCTCATGCAGGTAACGTGCAGAAAAACATCGAATTGCAGGATTGCGATACTACCGTTGCGACCAGCGCCGTTGTTTCTTACACCCCAACTAGTGTAAGCCCAGCTGATGCAACTCTGGCAGCGTTCACTTCAGGTACCGCGTCTAATGCGGGTATCGGTCTGAAAGATAGCGCCAGCCAGGATGTGGTTTGGGGTCAGGGCACCACGGCTGTACAACTGGTTAACGGTACTAACACCATTCCATTTGTTGCCTATGTGAAAGCAGACAGCGCGGATCAGACTGCAAACCCTGTAACCGCAGGTTCTTTCCAGTCAACCATCAACTTCCAGATCGCTTACCAGTAA
- a CDS encoding DUF4762 domain-containing protein yields MKHINAAEASQIVGGNCKTCSSSYETVVIGGVASCKLVTVCTDKHGSTTTMKDADMNLCRVPNR; encoded by the coding sequence ATGAAACACATTAATGCAGCGGAAGCCTCACAGATTGTTGGTGGCAACTGCAAAACGTGTAGCAGCTCTTATGAAACCGTGGTAATTGGCGGCGTAGCATCATGTAAGTTAGTGACAGTTTGCACTGACAAACATGGTTCAACGACCACCATGAAAGATGCCGATATGAACCTGTGCCGCGTGCCAAATCGTTAA
- a CDS encoding fimbrial protein, with the protein MRLMELAVLATLMFSNAVEAAGELVGGAMTFKGVVVALPCSIAPGSEKVPVDFGEISTKSLYATGKTTPIAFSIVLEDCNPSVFDSVTVTFDGDRNSNMTDRLAIKSVAPSGASGVGIGLEESDGSPIRLNMPTNATAITDTVMQLNFQAFVEGEPQALANGTLTTGAFTATANYTLNYQ; encoded by the coding sequence ATGCGTCTGATGGAACTGGCTGTGCTAGCGACGCTGATGTTCAGTAACGCGGTTGAAGCGGCGGGAGAGTTGGTGGGTGGTGCAATGACGTTTAAAGGCGTGGTTGTCGCTCTGCCTTGCAGCATTGCTCCGGGATCGGAAAAAGTGCCGGTAGACTTTGGTGAGATTTCAACCAAGTCGCTTTATGCGACGGGGAAAACCACACCCATTGCGTTTTCGATTGTGTTGGAAGACTGCAACCCCAGCGTATTTGACTCGGTAACGGTCACCTTTGATGGCGACCGGAACTCGAACATGACCGATCGTTTGGCCATTAAGTCCGTGGCGCCAAGCGGCGCGAGCGGCGTAGGTATTGGCTTAGAAGAAAGCGATGGTTCACCGATTCGACTCAATATGCCAACCAACGCAACGGCTATTACCGATACCGTGATGCAGTTGAACTTCCAAGCCTTCGTGGAGGGAGAGCCGCAGGCGTTAGCGAACGGAACGTTAACGACCGGTGCTTTCACTGCAACAGCTAACTACACGTTAAATTATCAGTGA
- a CDS encoding DsbA family protein, whose translation MQFKRTTVISYSLLLVIVSSLMTVLFYHVFVFKSFSSESDNQTSPQKELTIAQAEKSPIRENNSIIEVMSYGCHYCAANEDNVREFVKKLPTGVVFESIHINTEKSGLSAFAPIFATLQEMGVEPTVRDSAYNAIIARGINLTDAAELNKWLLKNSIDVAEYKKARASEAVKNRLDEMSAITDFYDITATPIFIINKRFVVAQDSSFPEFSKRMLNLLGKDK comes from the coding sequence ATGCAGTTTAAACGCACAACGGTTATTAGTTATTCATTGCTGCTTGTCATTGTCTCATCGTTGATGACCGTGTTGTTTTACCATGTGTTTGTGTTCAAGTCGTTTTCAAGTGAAAGCGATAATCAAACCTCGCCGCAGAAAGAGTTAACTATTGCGCAGGCAGAGAAAAGCCCAATAAGAGAAAATAACAGTATTATCGAAGTGATGTCCTATGGCTGCCATTACTGCGCCGCGAATGAGGATAATGTGAGGGAGTTTGTTAAAAAATTGCCCACAGGCGTAGTATTTGAATCAATACATATCAATACAGAAAAGAGTGGTTTATCTGCCTTTGCCCCTATCTTTGCCACGCTACAAGAAATGGGCGTAGAACCTACCGTGCGTGATAGTGCGTATAACGCCATTATTGCTCGAGGTATTAATCTGACGGATGCGGCAGAGTTAAATAAATGGCTGCTTAAAAATAGCATTGATGTTGCAGAATATAAAAAAGCGCGAGCCAGTGAAGCCGTTAAAAATCGATTAGATGAAATGTCAGCTATTACAGATTTTTATGATATTACGGCAACGCCGATTTTTATTATTAATAAGCGTTTTGTGGTCGCACAAGATAGTTCTTTCCCTGAATTCTCAAAACGTATGCTGAATTTGCTCGGAAAGGATAAGTAA
- a CDS encoding fimbrial protein — protein sequence MQNRFALCAFLALGVVFQAQSTVPQLPQHQDRDHAGEDGGIVRFHGSVYASPCVMAGESRMQDIDMGEMTARSFHRAGDHSQPVLIKIYLRDCLKGASMARGSLASKTTGSDWRAYTTGEQAVQMTFIGESDVADPALLHTTGMVQGAGIRLMDMSGNKLAINQTQTPSLVKYGDSVLTFMAALESTGNSVTAGEFQGLLRVKMEYL from the coding sequence ATGCAAAATCGATTCGCGTTATGCGCATTTCTGGCACTGGGCGTTGTGTTTCAGGCTCAGTCTACGGTGCCGCAGTTGCCACAACATCAAGATCGGGATCATGCCGGTGAAGATGGCGGCATTGTTCGGTTCCATGGTTCTGTGTATGCCTCTCCGTGCGTAATGGCGGGGGAGAGCCGGATGCAAGATATCGATATGGGCGAAATGACGGCGCGTAGTTTTCATCGTGCTGGCGATCACAGCCAGCCGGTGCTGATCAAAATCTATCTACGCGATTGCCTAAAAGGGGCATCAATGGCGCGCGGTAGCTTGGCTTCGAAGACGACGGGAAGCGATTGGCGAGCCTATACCACCGGCGAGCAAGCGGTGCAGATGACATTTATCGGTGAATCCGATGTAGCCGACCCTGCGCTATTACACACTACCGGTATGGTGCAAGGAGCAGGTATTCGTTTGATGGATATGTCAGGCAATAAGCTGGCAATTAATCAGACCCAGACGCCTTCCTTAGTGAAATACGGCGATAGCGTATTGACCTTTATGGCCGCATTGGAATCGACGGGAAACTCGGTCACCGCCGGTGAATTCCAAGGATTGCTGCGTGTGAAAATGGAGTATTTGTAA
- a CDS encoding fimbria/pilus outer membrane usher protein — translation MSVTLKTKLKIVALKVIIFCYANTVYADDLVEFNTDVLDASDRTHVDLSRFASDNYVAAGDYLLDIKINGQPIGQDKVHYALLPDGKSTQACISQAVLDKLALKEEARLKVEQVSENCFVLLSLPGAKLSNYAGTLDITVPQAWMKYNDPNWTPPERWDNGIAGVIFDYSLTGQLTHQLDHSEDYNSLSGYGQAGFNVAGWRFRSEYQTSYYNSTHQFDFDWNQIYAYRPLPMMAAKLTLGEIYLNSQVFDTLRFTGVNLSSDERMLPPNLQGYAPEVHGVARTSAKVTVSQSGRIIYQTTVPAGPFNIQDLSSSVRGTLDVKVEEQDGSVSTFQVNTANIPYLTRPGYVRYNIAAGQPSRYTHQTQGPGFVSGDFSWGISNAWSLYGGLQTAGEEYNAMSIGIGRDLSMFGAISVDATESWSQNRDGERLKGTSYKLSYAKTFDEYNSSITFAGYRFSQQDFRSMAQYMDERYQDYDHVGREKELYTITGNKTFWADEPSKTLTTFLTYTHQNYWDRNSQDRYGVSLGRTFRIGEINGITANLSAYRTDYKDRRDDSIAISISVPVGDSRWAGLDMQTNNGKTSPMMSYTDNSDNNNLWRVRAGASQSGNANMDGYYQHRSQMAEINSNLSYQQSHYVALSSTLRGGFTATRHGAALHNSGATLNTARMMVDTNGIAGVPLNGSKSRTNRFGIAVVPDVVSYNSFDTRVDVDAMDSDIEPSKAISTTTLTEGAIGYQSFGMAKGMKMMANIRRSDSSTPPFGAEVFNGDGVSVAMVLDDGQAWLAGVNPDETLKVVWNGKTQCKITIPAKASNYSNSVLLPCH, via the coding sequence ATGTCGGTAACACTAAAAACAAAATTAAAAATAGTGGCCTTAAAGGTGATTATTTTCTGCTATGCCAATACGGTATATGCAGACGATCTCGTTGAATTTAATACCGACGTATTGGATGCGTCCGATCGCACCCATGTTGATTTATCCCGTTTTGCTTCAGACAACTATGTTGCCGCAGGTGATTACCTGTTGGATATCAAAATTAACGGCCAGCCGATAGGTCAAGACAAGGTGCATTACGCGCTGTTGCCCGATGGTAAAAGCACGCAAGCCTGCATCAGTCAGGCCGTGCTGGATAAGCTGGCATTGAAGGAAGAAGCCAGACTCAAAGTTGAGCAGGTTTCAGAAAACTGTTTTGTTTTGCTGAGCCTGCCAGGGGCTAAGCTCAGCAACTATGCCGGAACGCTGGATATTACGGTGCCGCAGGCGTGGATGAAATATAACGATCCCAATTGGACGCCACCGGAGCGCTGGGATAACGGTATTGCTGGCGTCATTTTTGACTACAGTCTGACGGGCCAACTCACTCATCAACTCGATCACAGTGAAGATTACAATTCTTTGTCAGGCTATGGTCAGGCAGGGTTCAATGTGGCTGGCTGGCGTTTTCGCAGTGAATATCAGACCAGCTACTACAACTCAACTCACCAATTTGATTTTGATTGGAACCAGATTTATGCCTATCGTCCGCTGCCCATGATGGCGGCCAAACTGACACTGGGCGAAATCTATCTTAACTCGCAGGTCTTCGACACGTTGCGTTTCACCGGCGTCAATCTGTCGAGTGACGAGCGTATGCTGCCGCCAAATCTACAAGGCTATGCGCCCGAAGTACACGGCGTAGCGCGCACCAGCGCTAAAGTGACGGTGAGCCAGAGCGGCCGAATAATCTATCAAACTACCGTGCCAGCCGGTCCATTCAATATTCAGGATCTAAGCAGTTCGGTGCGTGGAACGCTGGACGTCAAAGTTGAAGAGCAGGATGGTTCGGTGTCTACCTTTCAGGTGAATACCGCCAATATTCCGTATCTCACGCGCCCGGGCTACGTACGCTACAACATCGCCGCGGGGCAGCCTTCGCGCTATACCCACCAAACTCAAGGGCCGGGCTTTGTCTCGGGGGATTTCTCGTGGGGGATTTCCAACGCGTGGTCTCTGTACGGTGGTTTGCAAACGGCGGGTGAAGAGTACAACGCCATGTCGATAGGGATTGGACGCGATCTCAGCATGTTTGGGGCTATCTCCGTGGATGCCACCGAATCATGGAGCCAAAACCGTGATGGGGAGCGCCTAAAAGGAACGTCGTACAAACTCAGCTACGCCAAAACCTTCGACGAATACAACAGTTCAATCACGTTTGCGGGCTATCGATTCTCGCAACAAGATTTCCGCTCGATGGCGCAATACATGGATGAGCGCTATCAGGATTACGACCATGTTGGGCGTGAGAAAGAGCTATACACCATCACCGGTAACAAAACGTTCTGGGCTGATGAGCCGAGCAAAACGTTGACCACATTCTTGACCTATACCCACCAAAACTATTGGGATCGAAATAGCCAAGATCGTTATGGCGTGTCACTGGGACGCACTTTCCGCATCGGTGAAATTAACGGTATTACGGCCAATCTCTCTGCGTATCGCACCGACTATAAAGATCGGCGTGATGATTCGATTGCAATTTCAATCTCTGTGCCGGTTGGCGATAGCCGCTGGGCCGGTTTGGATATGCAAACCAATAACGGCAAAACCAGCCCGATGATGTCGTACACCGACAATAGCGACAACAACAACCTATGGCGAGTGCGCGCGGGGGCAAGCCAGAGCGGTAACGCCAATATGGATGGCTATTACCAGCACCGTTCGCAGATGGCAGAAATCAACAGCAACCTCAGCTATCAGCAAAGCCATTATGTGGCGCTGAGTAGCACGCTGCGCGGTGGTTTCACGGCGACACGACACGGCGCCGCGCTGCATAACAGCGGAGCTACGCTCAACACGGCTCGCATGATGGTAGATACCAACGGTATTGCAGGCGTTCCGCTAAACGGAAGCAAATCGCGAACCAACCGATTTGGCATCGCGGTGGTGCCAGACGTTGTCAGCTACAACAGCTTTGACACCCGCGTGGATGTGGATGCGATGGACAGTGATATCGAGCCGTCAAAAGCCATTAGCACGACCACGCTGACCGAAGGCGCTATCGGCTACCAGTCCTTTGGGATGGCAAAAGGGATGAAGATGATGGCAAACATTCGCCGCTCTGATAGCAGCACACCGCCTTTCGGCGCTGAAGTCTTTAATGGCGACGGTGTCAGCGTGGCGATGGTGCTTGATGACGGTCAGGCGTGGCTTGCCGGTGTTAATCCTGATGAGACGCTCAAGGTGGTCTGGAACGGAAAAACACAGTGCAAGATCACTATTCCGGCAAAAGCGTCGAATTATTCGAATTCTGTTTTGCTGCCTTGCCATTAA
- a CDS encoding fimbrial protein, with translation MKLSGLFSRQTCVMCALALSLLPAGVQAYIDGEIIPVGGPHQYNIDVGNQDITSNVAGSLISSEFALGGLYAGTAYCNTPMTNQPVFFTSRATLAESGNNPGYLRLNDYMDVKIEIYIRGNRLEYLPVPFNNESNRAYQNTCAPPSVQYTDFESGSKGRVTFMITKPIINGVNLVGTQIAELYGRIGSTASGIGSVPMSVIYINSGVLTVPDKCVVNQGTPIVVDFGTIPGTGSKLNGNNYSHNVPIHVKCEGGSFTTGSLNIKLAIQQASPASFNSDYLGTTGSGDRSNLGIKLTDQSGSTITPNRFYNVPGFNNNEGDWNLIAAPIANAGTNIEEGDFQASATVVAEFQ, from the coding sequence ATGAAACTGTCTGGCCTATTCTCACGCCAAACGTGCGTTATGTGTGCACTCGCTCTATCGCTACTTCCCGCTGGCGTGCAGGCCTATATCGATGGCGAAATTATCCCGGTCGGTGGTCCGCATCAATACAATATTGATGTGGGAAATCAGGATATTACCTCTAACGTAGCGGGCTCTCTGATTAGCTCTGAGTTTGCATTAGGTGGGCTTTATGCCGGGACAGCCTACTGCAATACGCCGATGACGAATCAGCCAGTATTTTTCACCTCGCGTGCGACGCTGGCTGAATCAGGCAATAACCCCGGCTATCTGCGTTTGAACGACTATATGGATGTCAAAATTGAAATCTACATCCGTGGTAACCGTCTCGAATACCTGCCGGTTCCGTTCAACAATGAAAGCAACCGCGCGTATCAGAACACCTGTGCGCCGCCATCGGTGCAGTACACCGATTTTGAGTCTGGGTCGAAGGGGCGTGTCACTTTTATGATCACGAAACCCATTATCAATGGTGTCAATCTGGTCGGGACGCAAATTGCTGAGCTATATGGCCGCATTGGTTCAACGGCCTCCGGTATTGGCTCTGTGCCGATGTCGGTGATTTATATCAACTCGGGTGTTCTTACCGTACCCGATAAATGCGTGGTGAATCAGGGAACGCCTATCGTGGTGGATTTCGGCACCATACCTGGTACGGGCAGCAAGCTCAATGGCAATAACTACAGCCATAACGTGCCAATTCACGTGAAGTGTGAAGGCGGAAGTTTTACCACGGGCAGCCTGAATATCAAACTGGCTATTCAGCAGGCCAGCCCAGCCAGTTTTAACAGTGATTATCTGGGAACCACCGGCTCCGGCGATCGTTCAAATTTGGGCATCAAGCTGACAGATCAAAGCGGTTCGACCATCACGCCGAATAGATTTTATAACGTCCCTGGTTTTAACAATAACGAGGGGGATTGGAATCTCATCGCAGCGCCGATTGCAAACGCCGGAACCAACATTGAGGAAGGTGATTTTCAGGCTTCTGCAACCGTTGTTGCAGAGTTCCAGTAA
- a CDS encoding fimbrial protein encodes MMSGIKKKISVMLFLYALFFSADTLASSITPGKVEMSGELIETACGIDPLSREIWVDFGDVSARDINMDSESHLTKDFNVHLTGCRVIKNKTAADDSFPYATITFIGNSSPHDPSALLVTGEGEGFGIHLRNQHGSMLTIGQPSPGYDLSNGSNILRFTASLVPVNKHIKAGEFYAIARFFIDYN; translated from the coding sequence ATGATGTCAGGAATAAAGAAAAAAATATCAGTGATGCTTTTTTTATATGCGCTGTTTTTTTCCGCTGACACGCTGGCATCCAGTATTACACCAGGGAAAGTCGAAATGTCTGGTGAGCTGATTGAAACTGCCTGTGGCATTGATCCTCTTTCACGTGAGATCTGGGTTGATTTTGGCGATGTATCTGCTCGTGATATTAATATGGATAGCGAAAGTCACCTAACGAAAGATTTTAATGTTCATCTTACCGGGTGCAGAGTTATTAAAAATAAAACGGCTGCTGATGACAGCTTTCCTTATGCCACGATCACTTTTATTGGCAATTCATCTCCTCATGATCCGTCAGCGCTATTAGTTACCGGAGAAGGGGAAGGATTTGGTATTCATTTACGTAATCAGCATGGAAGTATGCTGACAATAGGGCAACCTTCTCCCGGATATGATTTAAGTAACGGGAGTAATATTCTGAGATTTACCGCCTCGCTGGTTCCGGTTAATAAACATATTAAAGCCGGTGAGTTTTATGCTATTGCTCGTTTTTTTATTGATTATAACTAA
- a CDS encoding LuxR C-terminal-related transcriptional regulator — MNYQCFFFDKNIFFSQGLKSVIQDACDDSMRVQFTSSNNIHQLVEVLKQQRNEREQRWVICDFESFPQGRFNVLNMIKMYYRHHRQKLVILLSENNIPLFFALHSLLPGAHWLLKSESKQNVNLFFNELKCSEIGQTVFSPSLVSYTRMKWLTADAGCYISSDEWWLMEEIFKGKSLSQIANEVNINVRRLSYYKRRLMKRLNVTSNVALFNVFKCIVATPRND, encoded by the coding sequence ATGAATTATCAGTGCTTTTTCTTTGATAAAAATATCTTTTTCTCTCAAGGCTTGAAGTCCGTTATTCAGGATGCTTGTGATGACTCAATGCGAGTCCAATTTACCAGCTCTAATAATATACATCAGCTTGTTGAGGTGCTTAAACAGCAAAGGAATGAACGAGAACAGCGCTGGGTGATTTGTGATTTTGAAAGTTTTCCTCAGGGGCGGTTTAATGTACTCAATATGATCAAGATGTACTACCGTCATCATCGACAGAAACTCGTTATCTTATTGAGTGAAAATAATATCCCGCTTTTTTTTGCGCTGCACTCGCTATTACCTGGTGCACATTGGCTATTAAAAAGTGAATCTAAACAGAATGTGAATCTATTTTTTAATGAGCTGAAGTGTAGCGAAATAGGACAAACAGTTTTTAGTCCCTCATTGGTGAGTTACACCCGAATGAAATGGTTAACCGCCGACGCGGGGTGTTATATCTCAAGCGATGAGTGGTGGCTCATGGAAGAGATATTTAAGGGTAAATCACTTTCGCAGATAGCGAACGAAGTCAATATTAACGTTCGAAGGTTGAGTTATTACAAACGGCGTTTAATGAAGCGGCTTAATGTCACCAGCAATGTCGCTTTGTTCAATGTTTTTAAATGTATTGTGGCAACGCCTCGTAACGACTGA